The following coding sequences lie in one Halogeometricum rufum genomic window:
- a CDS encoding kinesin, producing MSNPAPPAQTDALTDDDRELFERLADEYEDDDEMSRLCELVLQSSDTPSEEANS from the coding sequence ATGAGTAATCCCGCACCCCCCGCGCAGACAGACGCACTGACCGATGACGACCGCGAGTTGTTCGAGCGACTCGCCGACGAGTACGAGGACGACGACGAGATGTCGCGGCTGTGCGAACTCGTCCTTCAGTCCTCGGACACGCCGAGCGAGGAGGCGAACTCATGA
- the dph5 gene encoding diphthine synthase, with product MLTFVGLGLYDERSITVEGRDALADADRAFAEFYTSHLVGATVADLEAYHDVEIEVRDRAGVEQHPEEILDAAADDHVVFLTAGDTMISTTHVDLRLRAVERGIETRLIHGVTAQSAASGLTGLQNYRFGKAVTLPFPYAHGADGVPQSVTDSIEANRERGLHTLVYLDIKADREEYMSADYAAEMLAEGWRDVLGVAVARAGSENPVVVADRLSALADREFGDPLHMLVIPGDVHHVEADALRTLGGAPDDVVAESEV from the coding sequence ATGCTCACTTTCGTCGGACTCGGACTGTACGACGAGCGCTCGATAACCGTCGAGGGGCGCGACGCCCTCGCCGACGCGGACCGGGCGTTCGCGGAGTTCTACACGAGCCACCTCGTCGGCGCGACGGTGGCGGACCTCGAAGCGTACCACGACGTCGAAATCGAAGTCCGCGACCGGGCGGGCGTCGAACAACACCCCGAAGAGATTCTCGACGCCGCCGCGGACGACCACGTCGTCTTTCTCACCGCGGGCGACACGATGATTTCGACGACGCACGTGGACCTGCGTCTCCGCGCCGTCGAACGCGGCATCGAGACGCGACTGATACACGGCGTCACCGCGCAGTCCGCCGCGAGCGGACTGACCGGCCTGCAGAACTACCGCTTCGGGAAGGCCGTGACGCTGCCGTTCCCCTACGCTCACGGGGCCGACGGCGTCCCCCAGAGCGTGACCGACTCAATCGAGGCGAACCGCGAACGCGGCCTGCACACGCTGGTCTACCTCGACATCAAGGCCGACCGCGAGGAGTACATGAGCGCCGACTACGCCGCGGAGATGCTGGCCGAGGGGTGGAGAGACGTCCTCGGCGTCGCCGTCGCACGCGCCGGCAGCGAGAACCCCGTGGTCGTCGCGGACCGTCTGTCTGCGCTGGCCGACCGGGAGTTCGGCGACCCGCTACACATGCTCGTGATTCCCGGCGACGTCCACCACGTCGAAGCCGATGCGCTCCGGACGCTGGGCGGCGCACCGGACGACGTGGTCGCCGAGAGCGAAGTCTGA
- a CDS encoding tyrosine-type recombinase/integrase codes for MPKPKRAIETLRDKLESDDRGGCDRDRELLVDFSDELRLRREDYGHHRHEKLLRHCVRMSEHAEACLHATLVRERDGDPDDEETFYAAKDAAKDVVGWIHETYDVEDGSQETNRDYRVAFRLFGKHITRGDEIPDTHDWISTKTTRDYDPAPDEADMLDREADVEPMVEMARNPRDAAAIYLQFEGGFRGGELYDMRVRDLTDGEHSLKVRADGKRGEHDVHLIVAVPYIQQWLADHPGGPDDYLWTKLDEPDRLSYQRFLQMFRAPAERAEISKPVTPTNFRKSNAYWLATREKSQAFIEDRQGRARGSPVISRYVAMFSGETQEKQYAAMHGRDIVEDEPEDVAPVPCPRCEKDTPRGKDFCIHCNMSLDAEAKQLLDAVSEMLDDRAVEADDPEVRKDLLRARRTIREKPNAMDADELHEFASSLGVSED; via the coding sequence ATGCCGAAGCCGAAGCGTGCCATCGAGACGCTCCGCGACAAGCTCGAATCGGACGACCGTGGTGGGTGCGACCGTGACCGTGAGCTGCTCGTTGACTTCTCCGACGAACTCCGCCTCCGGCGGGAGGACTACGGCCACCACCGCCACGAGAAGCTCCTCCGCCACTGCGTCCGGATGAGCGAACACGCGGAGGCCTGTCTCCACGCCACGCTCGTTCGCGAGCGAGATGGTGATCCCGACGACGAAGAGACGTTCTACGCCGCGAAGGACGCCGCGAAGGACGTGGTCGGATGGATCCACGAGACGTACGACGTCGAGGACGGCTCCCAGGAGACGAACCGCGACTACCGCGTCGCGTTCCGTCTGTTCGGCAAGCACATCACGCGCGGTGACGAGATCCCCGACACGCACGACTGGATCTCGACGAAGACGACGCGCGACTACGACCCCGCGCCCGACGAGGCCGACATGCTCGACCGCGAAGCGGACGTCGAACCGATGGTGGAGATGGCGCGAAACCCGCGCGACGCGGCCGCGATCTATCTCCAGTTCGAGGGTGGGTTCCGCGGCGGCGAACTGTACGACATGCGCGTGCGCGACCTCACGGACGGCGAGCACTCGCTGAAGGTGCGCGCCGACGGGAAGCGTGGCGAACACGACGTCCACCTCATCGTCGCCGTCCCGTACATCCAGCAGTGGCTCGCCGACCACCCTGGTGGTCCGGACGACTACCTGTGGACGAAACTCGACGAGCCCGATCGGCTCTCCTACCAGCGCTTTCTGCAGATGTTCCGCGCCCCGGCCGAGCGGGCGGAGATTTCCAAGCCCGTCACGCCGACGAACTTCCGGAAGTCGAACGCATACTGGCTCGCGACGCGCGAGAAGTCCCAGGCGTTCATCGAGGACCGCCAGGGGCGCGCCCGCGGGTCGCCCGTCATCTCCCGGTACGTCGCCATGTTCTCCGGTGAAACCCAGGAGAAGCAGTACGCGGCGATGCACGGCCGCGATATCGTCGAGGACGAACCCGAGGACGTCGCACCCGTCCCGTGCCCGCGCTGCGAGAAGGACACGCCCCGCGGGAAGGATTTCTGCATCCACTGCAACATGTCGCTCGACGCCGAGGCGAAGCAACTGCTCGACGCGGTCAGCGAGATGCTCGACGACCGCGCCGTCGAGGCCGACGATCCCGAGGTCCGGAAGGATCTGCTCCGGGCCCGCCGGACGATCCGCGAGAAGCCGAACGCGATGGACGCCGACGAGCTTCATGAGTTCGCCTCCTCGCTCGGCGTGTCCGAGGACTGA
- the artA gene encoding archaeosortase A — translation MPGLLSDALAWAAIVTFVSGALLVRRNDRAARYVTAAAWGLFAVFWLQLVPHFAFEHKSYIEGFLSLAAVPACLYAGYLLYAGRDTLFVLSKAVAVMGVIYLPFETIPAFTLLGLSVPAPRGVLMETVAAQTKFLVNAFGYHPEFITGDQGYLNTFLFMDGDHRLSVSVVLACTGLGSMAIFAGLVAAVEAPLRRKFRALAIAIPIIYALNLLRTTFITITFGKQYFQFFVDEILLLFGSSDPYMVSFFISDRIISQFLAVVALVGITYLVVREVPELLTVIEDVLYMVTGDEYDLRDALDLDAPAGRGGSGSV, via the coding sequence ATGCCCGGATTGCTGTCTGACGCCCTCGCGTGGGCGGCTATCGTCACGTTCGTCTCCGGTGCCCTCCTCGTCCGGCGAAACGACCGCGCGGCGCGGTACGTCACCGCCGCCGCGTGGGGGCTCTTCGCCGTCTTCTGGCTCCAGTTGGTTCCACACTTCGCGTTCGAGCACAAGAGCTACATCGAGGGGTTCCTCTCGCTGGCCGCGGTCCCGGCGTGTCTGTACGCCGGCTACCTGCTCTACGCCGGACGCGACACGCTGTTCGTCCTCTCGAAAGCCGTCGCCGTGATGGGCGTCATCTACCTCCCGTTCGAGACGATTCCGGCGTTCACGCTACTCGGTCTCTCCGTGCCGGCCCCCAGAGGCGTGCTGATGGAAACCGTCGCCGCACAGACCAAGTTCCTCGTGAACGCGTTCGGCTACCACCCCGAGTTCATCACGGGCGACCAGGGCTACCTCAACACGTTCCTGTTCATGGACGGCGACCACCGACTGAGCGTCTCCGTCGTCCTCGCGTGTACCGGACTGGGTAGCATGGCCATCTTCGCGGGTCTGGTCGCGGCCGTCGAGGCACCGCTTCGTCGGAAGTTCCGCGCGCTGGCCATCGCAATCCCGATCATCTACGCGCTGAACCTCCTCCGGACGACGTTCATCACCATCACGTTCGGCAAGCAGTACTTCCAGTTCTTCGTGGACGAGATACTGCTGCTGTTCGGGTCGAGCGACCCGTACATGGTCTCCTTCTTCATCTCCGACCGCATCATCAGCCAGTTCCTCGCCGTCGTCGCACTCGTCGGCATCACCTACCTCGTCGTCCGCGAGGTGCCGGAACTCCTCACGGTCATCGAGGACGTCCTCTACATGGTCACCGGCGACGAGTACGACCTCAGAGACGCACTCGATCTCGACGCGCCGGCGGGCCGCGGCGGGAGCGGCAGCGTCTGA